A region of Aliivibrio fischeri DNA encodes the following proteins:
- a CDS encoding carbohydrate porin has translation MKLLPVALAVTATLSSFSIFAETDPLDNIQLDDQQPLVISPQSDIPDGIVFSGYARYGFHFSDDTQKYVSADGQLIGNAAGRLGNESNGGEFQFAKGFVSDNGTIWDVVVMLEHWGDEVGLKKFYAGATNVFESQPNAYIWAGRDFHNRPQTGLNDYFWMMNDSQGAGIKNLEFGNVKFDMAAVAQVVDGGGTGDSGNYAITSKLHGINLTDALDLSFYANYGFSSKNTETDKDTQTCTGTGLDKQCYVDDIDSYQLALELNHSVGMLSNKFVTRYGNNVDNNIFNKTEDLSTLLMQLEGKLVMSNQTNIEYLVGYQSLEDKNASQDDRANYSAIVRPTYAWNNIHSTWLEAGYSLVDFDNQSGQNDAWKVTLSQNISFDMDSGARPMLRFYATVGDSNTEVDLTRGETGKQDTLAVGAMWEAWW, from the coding sequence ATGAAATTATTACCTGTTGCTCTGGCTGTTACAGCGACCCTTTCTTCATTTTCTATTTTTGCTGAAACAGATCCATTAGATAATATTCAATTAGATGATCAACAACCTTTAGTTATTTCTCCTCAATCGGATATTCCCGATGGGATTGTTTTTTCTGGTTATGCTCGTTATGGCTTTCATTTTTCTGATGATACGCAAAAATACGTCTCAGCAGATGGTCAATTAATTGGTAATGCTGCTGGTCGTTTAGGTAATGAAAGTAATGGTGGTGAATTCCAGTTTGCAAAAGGATTTGTTTCTGATAATGGCACCATTTGGGATGTGGTTGTCATGCTAGAGCATTGGGGAGATGAGGTTGGCTTGAAGAAATTCTATGCGGGGGCAACGAATGTCTTTGAATCTCAACCTAATGCTTATATTTGGGCTGGTCGAGATTTCCATAACCGACCACAGACAGGATTAAACGATTATTTCTGGATGATGAATGATTCTCAAGGTGCTGGTATTAAAAACCTTGAGTTTGGTAACGTGAAATTCGATATGGCTGCAGTTGCACAAGTTGTTGATGGTGGTGGTACAGGTGACAGTGGTAATTACGCAATTACATCTAAATTACATGGAATTAATTTAACGGACGCATTAGATCTTTCTTTCTATGCGAACTATGGTTTTTCCTCTAAAAATACTGAAACTGACAAGGACACGCAAACTTGTACGGGAACTGGCCTAGATAAGCAGTGTTATGTCGATGATATAGATTCGTATCAACTGGCGCTTGAGTTAAATCATAGTGTTGGAATGTTGAGTAATAAGTTTGTGACTCGTTATGGCAATAACGTTGATAACAATATTTTTAATAAGACAGAAGATTTATCGACGTTGTTGATGCAGCTAGAAGGTAAGTTAGTGATGAGCAATCAAACTAATATTGAATATCTAGTGGGTTATCAATCATTAGAAGATAAAAATGCGAGTCAAGATGACCGAGCTAACTACAGTGCCATTGTGCGTCCCACTTATGCGTGGAATAACATTCACTCAACATGGTTAGAAGCGGGTTATTCACTGGTTGATTTTGATAATCAAAGCGGACAAAACGATGCTTGGAAAGTAACCTTATCTCAAAATATTAGCTTTGATATGGATTCAGGTGCAAGACCAATGTTGAGATTTTACGCAACCGTTGGTGACTCAAATACAGAAGTGGATTTAACTCGTGGAGAAACGGGTAAACAAGATACTCTTGCTGTTGGTGCTATGTGGGAAGCATGGTGGTAA
- a CDS encoding DUF3301 domain-containing protein produces the protein MDNLLAILALTLFCFLFWQQRRQSEYAHQAIQHYCKKMELQLLSVARGSYGIQLPDGKKRLHTIYEFEFSSVGDDHYTGKLIMIGFKAAKFNLPPYRMAEEY, from the coding sequence ATGGATAATCTACTTGCGATATTAGCGCTAACCCTATTCTGCTTTCTTTTTTGGCAACAAAGAAGACAATCGGAATATGCTCACCAAGCTATTCAACATTATTGTAAAAAAATGGAATTACAGCTACTTAGTGTCGCAAGAGGTTCTTACGGTATTCAATTACCTGACGGTAAAAAGCGCCTACACACTATTTATGAATTCGAGTTTTCTTCCGTGGGAGATGACCACTACACAGGTAAATTGATCATGATAGGCTTTAAAGCAGCAAAGTTTAATTTACCTCCGTATCGCATGGCTGAAGAATACTAA